In Ipomoea triloba cultivar NCNSP0323 chromosome 7, ASM357664v1, a single genomic region encodes these proteins:
- the LOC116025822 gene encoding protein FAR1-RELATED SEQUENCE 5-like has product MDAPIMDVQIAVDASIERVEFSAGGEVSPSETDRIREPNEGMTFDSEAAARAFYVEYAGRAGFITRVLSSRKSERDGSIISRGLGCRGIPDTQKIGNAATVKRDRRREGCAAMLLIKREKPGTWVVRKFVKDHNHPLMVSLPKRHSTFDEKDKKIQELTAELRVKKRLSAAYREHLLGIMKDVESHSEHLSSKVQAIRENLRSLDAERQELLTRERP; this is encoded by the exons ATGGACGCTCCCATTA TGGATGTGCAAATTGCTGTGGATGCTAGCATTGAAAGAGTGGAATTCTCTGCTGGAGGGGAAGTTAGTCCATCTGAAACTGACAGAATTCGAGAACCAAATGAAGGGATGACATTTGACTCTGAAGCAGCAGCAAGAGCATTTTATGTCGAGTATGCTGGGAGGGCGGGGTTTATAACCCGTGTGTTGTCATCCCGTAAATCTGAGCGTGATGGTTCGATTATATCACGAGGACTCGGGTGTAGAGGGATCCCTGATACTCAGAAGATAGGAAACGCTGCAACTGTAAAGCGAGATAGACGACGCGAAGGCTGTGCAGCAATGCTCCTAATAAAGAGAGAAAAACCCGGGACATGGGTGGTAAGAAAGTTTGTGAAGGACCATAATCATCCCCTGATGGTGTCACTCCCCAAGAGACATTCAACTTTC GACGAGAAAGACAAGAAAATTCAGGAACTAACAGCAGAACTTCGAGTCAAGAAACGGCTCAGTGCAGCCTACCGGGAACACCTGCTTGGTATTATGAAAGATGTTGAAAGCCACAGCGAGCATCTGTCTTCCAAAGTTCAAGCCATTCGTGAAAATCTTAGATCCCTCGACGCTGAAAGGCAGGAGCTTTTAACCCGCGAGAGACCTTAG